Proteins encoded within one genomic window of Halomonas sp. YLGW01:
- a CDS encoding DUF6314 family protein, producing the protein MTSIIRVRALLPSICRLKFSPRSGAASQCDWSGEGHGRVTVSEEGNVLRFHEEGHFALAGQPHEVAFRNVYRWELEGDRLRLFHERRGREAAVWLFDLIEADDGSGLVAAEPHLCGADRYTARLAIIEDGFSLDWTIQGPRKDEAIAYRYFVR; encoded by the coding sequence TTGACAAGCATTATACGCGTGCGCGCCCTGCTACCAAGCATCTGTCGTCTGAAATTTTCGCCACGCTCCGGCGCCGCCTCTCAGTGCGACTGGTCCGGCGAAGGGCATGGCCGCGTCACGGTCAGCGAGGAAGGCAATGTACTGCGCTTTCACGAGGAGGGCCACTTCGCGCTGGCGGGACAGCCGCACGAGGTCGCGTTTCGCAATGTCTATCGCTGGGAGCTGGAAGGGGATCGCTTGCGCCTCTTTCACGAACGGCGTGGCCGCGAGGCGGCCGTCTGGCTGTTCGACCTGATCGAGGCTGACGACGGCAGCGGCCTGGTCGCTGCTGAACCTCACCTGTGCGGCGCGGATCGCTACACGGCGCGGCTCGCGATCATCGAGGACGGTTTCAGCCTCGACTGGACCATTCAGGGCCCTCGCAAGGACGAGGCGATCGCCTACCGCTATTTCGTTCGCTGA
- a CDS encoding DUF2160 domain-containing protein yields the protein MEWMVWTLPTTVFFSVIAAMLAGMTVWEVVQPTVERKGFLPISTTRGDRLFIGLLSAAYLHLAVVGFTPLSIWWALAGSALWLLVLIRWG from the coding sequence ATGGAATGGATGGTTTGGACGCTGCCGACCACCGTCTTCTTTTCGGTCATCGCGGCGATGCTCGCCGGGATGACCGTATGGGAGGTCGTGCAGCCGACGGTCGAGCGCAAGGGGTTCCTGCCGATCTCGACCACACGCGGGGATCGCCTCTTTATCGGGCTGTTGTCTGCCGCCTACCTGCACCTGGCGGTGGTGGGGTTCACGCCCCTGAGTATCTGGTGGGCCCTGGCGGGCTCGGCACTGTGGTTGCTGGTGCTGATCCGCTGGGGATGA
- a CDS encoding ABC transporter substrate-binding protein, with product MIPTRMRLSALAAGVMLASGSLHADNHDTQAVIERLLDEHFQDSTLSREEQIAELEWFAKAAEPFRGMEINVVSEGLTTHVYERDVLAEAFSELTGIELTHNIIGEGDVVNNMQTQMQSGRNIYDGYVNDSDAIGTHIRYGTTINLSKAMENEWADYTLPTLDLEDFIGIQYTTGPDGDIYQLPDQQFANLYWFRYDWFQREDLQKQFRDIYGYDLGVPTNWTAYEDIAEFFTNEVGEIDGQKVYGHMDYGRRDPSLGWRFHDSWLSMAGMGSPGVPFGNPVDDWGIRVDEESRPVGASVSRGGATNSPASVFAVTKMVDWLRDYAPPEAQGMTFGEAGPVPAQGLIAQQMFWYTAFTADMTSPDVPVTDDEGNPKWRMAPSPAGPYWEEGMKVGYQDVGSWTFFDSTPEDRRTAAWLYAQFTTAKTVSLEKLIAGLTPIRRSDIFSEEMTEMAPKLGGLVEFYRSPDQSKWTPSSTNVPDYPRMAPLWWQNLAPAVSGDVTPQEALDNLAGDLDNIMARLARAKVFATFEPKLNEERDPEYWLSQPGAPKAKLDNEMPKGTTVPYDELIKSWQQ from the coding sequence ATGATACCGACAAGAATGCGACTCTCTGCGCTGGCGGCTGGCGTGATGCTGGCCAGCGGTTCGCTGCACGCCGATAACCACGACACCCAGGCCGTCATCGAGCGGTTGCTGGACGAGCACTTCCAGGACTCGACCCTGAGCCGCGAGGAGCAGATCGCCGAGCTTGAATGGTTCGCCAAGGCCGCCGAGCCCTTCCGCGGCATGGAGATCAACGTGGTCTCCGAGGGCCTGACCACCCACGTCTACGAGCGCGATGTCCTGGCCGAGGCCTTCTCCGAGCTGACCGGCATCGAGCTCACCCACAACATCATCGGTGAGGGGGACGTGGTCAACAACATGCAGACCCAGATGCAATCGGGTCGCAATATCTACGATGGTTACGTCAACGATTCGGATGCCATCGGTACCCATATCCGCTACGGCACCACCATCAACCTGTCCAAGGCGATGGAAAATGAGTGGGCGGATTACACCCTGCCGACCCTGGATCTCGAGGACTTCATCGGCATCCAGTACACCACCGGGCCGGACGGCGACATCTACCAGCTGCCGGATCAACAGTTCGCCAACCTCTACTGGTTCCGCTACGACTGGTTCCAGCGCGAGGACCTGCAGAAGCAGTTCCGTGACATCTATGGCTACGATCTGGGCGTGCCGACCAACTGGACCGCCTACGAGGACATCGCCGAGTTCTTCACCAACGAGGTCGGCGAGATCGACGGCCAGAAGGTCTACGGTCACATGGACTACGGGCGCCGCGACCCGTCGCTGGGCTGGCGCTTCCATGACTCCTGGCTGTCGATGGCCGGCATGGGCAGCCCCGGTGTGCCCTTCGGCAACCCGGTGGATGACTGGGGCATCCGTGTCGACGAAGAGAGTCGCCCGGTCGGCGCCAGCGTCAGCCGGGGTGGGGCGACCAACTCGCCGGCCTCGGTGTTCGCGGTCACCAAGATGGTCGATTGGCTGCGTGACTATGCGCCGCCCGAGGCCCAGGGCATGACCTTCGGCGAGGCCGGGCCGGTGCCCGCCCAGGGCCTGATCGCCCAGCAGATGTTCTGGTACACCGCCTTCACCGCCGACATGACCAGCCCCGACGTGCCGGTCACCGATGACGAAGGCAACCCCAAGTGGCGGATGGCGCCTTCCCCGGCGGGTCCCTACTGGGAAGAGGGCATGAAGGTCGGCTATCAGGACGTGGGCTCCTGGACCTTCTTCGATTCCACCCCCGAGGATCGTCGCACCGCGGCCTGGCTGTACGCCCAGTTCACCACCGCCAAGACGGTGTCGCTGGAGAAGCTGATCGCCGGCCTGACGCCGATCCGCCGCTCCGACATCTTCTCCGAGGAGATGACCGAGATGGCACCCAAGCTGGGCGGCCTGGTGGAGTTCTATCGTAGCCCGGATCAGTCCAAGTGGACGCCGTCCTCCACCAACGTGCCGGACTATCCGCGCATGGCGCCGCTGTGGTGGCAGAACCTGGCCCCCGCGGTCAGTGGCGATGTCACGCCTCAGGAGGCCCTGGACAACCTGGCGGGCGATCTCGACAACATCATGGCGCGGCTGGCTCGGGCGAAGGTGTTCGCGACCTTCGAGCCCAAGCTCAACGAGGAACGCGATCCGGAGTACTGGCTCTCCCAGCCCGGCGCGCCCAAGGCCAAGCTCGACAACGAGATGCCAAAGGGCACTACCGTCCCCTACGACGAGCTGATCAAGTCCTGGCAGCAGTAA
- a CDS encoding glycerol-3-phosphate dehydrogenase/oxidase — protein sequence MQLRKHNIERQQQENFDVLVIGGGINGAASAAALAGKGVRVALIDRGDFAGSTSMHSSNLVWGGIKYMESHDFPLVRKLCKSRNHLIKHFPSTVKEIRFLTTIAGGFRYHPRYLWAGSWLYWLIGNGFTRIPHYLSPAGIKDREPIVDIAGSVGGFEYSDAYLHDNDARFVFNFVRSAMDRGCAAANYVESLGAKRDGQDWVTQARDVMTGETFEIRARVLINAAGPYVDQHNALSGESTEHQHVYSKGIHLIVPQLSEHQRVLAFFADDGRLFFVIPMGRRTCIGTTDTRVDSPEVQVTDDDIRFVLDNINKRLTLQAPLTRDDIISTRCGVRPLAVKASSGGDRDFLQLSRKHVIDIDASTHHLSIFGGKLTDCLNVGDEVVAAVQELGVEVPYADFVWYGEPGREVREEFFHQARLMRLDAMASHHHEALSTRLWRRYGAQALDMLEEIREDPRQAEVLIEGTEYLRCEIRQAQRREMITRLEDFLRRRSKISLVVSAEEVRNAPGLREACEILFGDEAKAKLEEYLTSPLAQDAAEVLSDDSHADNPAHSESLKWR from the coding sequence ATGCAACTGCGCAAGCACAATATCGAGCGTCAGCAGCAAGAGAACTTCGATGTCCTGGTCATCGGGGGAGGCATCAACGGCGCGGCCTCGGCGGCGGCGCTGGCCGGCAAGGGCGTCAGGGTGGCGCTGATTGACCGGGGCGATTTCGCCGGCAGCACCAGCATGCATTCCTCGAACCTGGTGTGGGGCGGCATCAAGTACATGGAAAGCCATGACTTCCCGCTGGTCAGGAAGCTGTGCAAGAGCCGCAACCACCTGATCAAGCACTTTCCTTCGACGGTTAAGGAGATCCGCTTCCTGACCACCATCGCCGGCGGCTTTCGCTATCACCCGCGCTACCTGTGGGCCGGTAGCTGGCTGTACTGGTTGATCGGCAATGGCTTCACCAGGATCCCGCACTACCTGTCGCCGGCCGGCATCAAGGACCGCGAGCCAATCGTCGATATCGCCGGCAGCGTCGGCGGCTTCGAGTATTCCGATGCCTACCTGCACGACAACGACGCGCGCTTCGTCTTCAACTTCGTGCGCAGCGCCATGGACCGCGGTTGTGCGGCGGCCAACTACGTCGAGTCGCTGGGTGCCAAGCGGGACGGTCAAGACTGGGTCACCCAGGCACGCGATGTCATGACCGGCGAGACCTTCGAGATTCGCGCCAGGGTGCTGATCAATGCCGCCGGACCCTATGTGGATCAGCACAACGCCCTGAGCGGTGAGAGCACCGAGCACCAGCACGTCTATTCCAAGGGCATTCACCTGATCGTGCCGCAACTCAGCGAGCATCAGCGGGTGCTGGCCTTCTTCGCCGATGACGGCCGGCTGTTCTTCGTCATTCCCATGGGGCGGCGTACCTGCATCGGTACCACCGATACCCGCGTCGACAGCCCCGAGGTGCAGGTCACCGACGATGATATCCGCTTCGTGCTGGACAACATCAACAAGCGGCTGACTCTTCAGGCGCCGCTGACCCGCGACGACATCATTTCCACCCGCTGCGGCGTGCGGCCGCTGGCGGTCAAGGCGAGCTCGGGGGGCGACCGGGACTTCCTGCAGCTCTCTCGAAAGCATGTCATCGATATCGATGCCTCCACTCACCACCTGAGCATCTTCGGCGGTAAGCTGACCGACTGCCTCAACGTCGGCGACGAGGTCGTCGCGGCGGTACAGGAGCTTGGCGTCGAGGTGCCCTATGCGGACTTTGTCTGGTACGGCGAGCCGGGTCGGGAGGTGCGCGAGGAGTTCTTCCATCAGGCACGCCTGATGAGGCTGGACGCCATGGCATCCCATCATCACGAGGCCCTGAGCACCCGGCTGTGGCGACGGTACGGCGCCCAGGCGCTGGACATGCTCGAGGAGATACGCGAAGACCCGCGTCAGGCCGAGGTGCTGATCGAGGGTACCGAGTACCTGCGCTGCGAGATTCGACAGGCTCAGCGTCGCGAGATGATCACCCGGCTCGAGGACTTCCTGCGCCGGCGCTCGAAGATCTCGCTGGTGGTGAGCGCCGAGGAGGTTCGTAACGCCCCCGGCCTCAGGGAAGCCTGCGAGATCCTGTTCGGCGACGAGGCTAAGGCCAAGCTCGAGGAGTACCTGACGAGCCCGCTGGCCCAGGACGCCGCCGAGGTGTTGAGCGATGACTCCCATGCCGATAACCCAGCGCATTCGGAATCGCTGAAATGGCGCTGA
- a CDS encoding carbohydrate ABC transporter permease, translated as MSQSKPTTPDEVRNRAALNDKRRRRKARAVPSRLRPKLLLGLYLLFVLLPIYWLMNMSFQSNTEILGGFTLWPEDFTFEHYSKIFTTETWYMGYVNSLTYVLMNMVISILVALPAAYAFSRYRFIGDKHLFFWLLTNLMAPPAVFLLPYFQLYYTVGLFDTHIAVALAHCLFNIPLAIWILEGFMSSVPKEIDETAFIDGYSFPRFFVRIFIPMIRSGIGVTLFFLFMFSWVELLLASTLTSTNAQPIASVMTSTKTASGIDWGTMAAAGVLTILPGILVVYFVRNHIAKGFALGRT; from the coding sequence ATGAGCCAGTCAAAGCCCACGACTCCCGACGAAGTACGTAACAGAGCGGCCCTCAACGACAAGCGGCGCCGTCGTAAGGCTCGCGCCGTGCCGAGCCGCCTGCGGCCCAAGCTGCTGCTGGGGTTGTATCTGCTGTTCGTGCTGTTGCCGATCTACTGGCTGATGAACATGTCGTTCCAGTCGAATACCGAGATCCTCGGCGGCTTCACCCTGTGGCCGGAAGACTTCACCTTCGAGCACTACAGCAAGATCTTCACCACCGAAACCTGGTACATGGGCTACGTGAACTCACTGACCTATGTGCTGATGAACATGGTGATCAGTATCCTGGTCGCCCTGCCCGCCGCCTATGCCTTCAGCCGCTACCGCTTCATCGGCGACAAGCATCTGTTCTTCTGGCTGCTGACCAACCTGATGGCGCCGCCGGCGGTCTTCCTGCTGCCGTACTTCCAGCTCTATTACACCGTGGGGCTGTTCGATACCCACATCGCGGTGGCGCTGGCGCACTGCCTGTTCAACATTCCCCTGGCCATCTGGATTCTCGAGGGCTTCATGAGCAGCGTGCCCAAGGAAATCGATGAGACGGCCTTCATCGACGGCTACAGCTTCCCGCGCTTCTTCGTGCGCATATTCATCCCGATGATCCGCTCCGGGATCGGCGTGACGCTGTTCTTCCTGTTCATGTTCTCGTGGGTCGAGCTGCTGCTGGCCAGCACCCTGACCTCGACCAACGCGCAGCCTATCGCCTCGGTGATGACCAGCACCAAGACGGCCTCCGGTATTGACTGGGGCACCATGGCGGCGGCGGGGGTGCTGACCATCCTGCCCGGCATCCTGGTGGTCTATTTCGTTCGCAATCACATCGCCAAGGGCTTCGCCCTGGGCCGCACCTGA
- a CDS encoding NAD(+) kinase, whose translation MTTFKNIGLIGRMGSAKVVDTLKRLIRFLDEGGYHVILEDRTATVMLDHGQQVASRPMLGEICDLVIVVGGDGSLLGAARALCQSGTPVLGVNRGRLGFLTDISPSELEDKVGEVLAGRYTIEERFLLDAEVYRSDALVGSAEALNDVVMHPGKAVRMIEFELFIDGQFVYSQRSDGLIIATPTGSTAYALSGGGPIVHPSIDAITLVPMFPHTLSSRPIVVDAGAEIRIHIGETNEAYPHVSCDGQTRVVSKPDDILYVRRKPQRLKLVHPLGHNFYEVCRSKLGWSSRLGD comes from the coding sequence ATGACAACCTTCAAGAACATCGGCCTGATCGGCCGCATGGGTAGTGCCAAGGTGGTGGATACCCTCAAGCGACTGATCCGTTTCCTCGATGAAGGCGGCTATCACGTCATCCTCGAGGATCGCACCGCCACAGTGATGCTGGATCACGGCCAGCAGGTAGCCAGCCGGCCGATGCTCGGTGAGATATGCGACCTGGTGATCGTGGTCGGCGGTGATGGCAGTCTGCTCGGCGCGGCGCGAGCGCTGTGCCAGAGCGGTACCCCGGTGCTCGGGGTCAATCGTGGCCGGCTGGGCTTTCTGACCGATATCTCGCCCAGTGAGCTCGAGGACAAGGTTGGCGAGGTGCTGGCCGGGCGCTACACCATCGAGGAGCGCTTCCTGCTCGATGCCGAGGTCTATCGCAGCGATGCCCTGGTCGGGAGTGCCGAGGCGCTCAACGACGTGGTGATGCATCCCGGCAAGGCGGTGCGCATGATCGAGTTCGAGCTCTTCATCGATGGCCAGTTCGTCTACAGTCAGCGCAGCGATGGCCTGATCATCGCCACCCCCACCGGCTCTACCGCCTACGCACTCTCCGGCGGGGGGCCCATCGTGCACCCCAGCATCGATGCCATCACCCTGGTGCCGATGTTTCCCCATACCCTGTCGAGCCGGCCCATCGTGGTCGATGCGGGCGCCGAGATCCGCATTCATATCGGCGAGACCAACGAAGCCTACCCCCACGTCAGCTGCGACGGTCAGACCCGTGTGGTGTCCAAGCCCGACGACATCCTTTATGTGCGCAGGAAGCCCCAGCGCCTGAAATTGGTGCATCCCTTGGGTCATAACTTCTACGAGGTCTGTCGCAGCAAGCTCGGCTGGAGCAGCCGGCTGGGGGATTGA
- the glpK gene encoding glycerol kinase GlpK yields the protein MNKGYILAIDQGTTGSTVLVFDHDGIARGKAYREFRQYYPKPGWVEHDAEMIWSVTHQVIEEALNRADILPTQIEGIGIANQRETTLLWDRETGEPVHRAIVWQDRRAAGICETLREEGLEATFRAKTGLICDPYFSGTKVRWLLDNVAGLRERAERGELAFGTIDSWLVHKLTGGRVHATDVSNASRTLMYNIHHLEWDDELLDLLKVPAAILPEVKPSSSLFGETDPEAFFGARVPVAGIAGDQQAALFGEACHGEGMAKNTYGTGSFLLMNTGTQPVASQHGLLSTIAWGIGDEPVEYALEGAIFVTGAAVQWLRDELNIIDDAADTERMALSLSGNDNVYFVPALTGLGAPHWDPYARGTLLGVTRGTTKAHIARAVLESIAYQTRDIVEIMVDESGIPLKELRADGGGAVNTFLMQFQADTLGVPVKVPRITETTALGAAYLAGLATGFWKDRAEIDAKWQLAQCYKPGMPEADRAALYQRWHRAVALSKAWDAPLE from the coding sequence ATGAACAAGGGCTATATCCTGGCCATCGACCAGGGCACGACCGGCTCGACGGTGCTGGTCTTCGATCATGACGGCATCGCCCGGGGCAAGGCCTACCGGGAGTTCCGCCAGTATTACCCCAAGCCCGGCTGGGTCGAGCATGACGCCGAGATGATCTGGAGCGTGACGCATCAGGTCATCGAGGAGGCGCTCAACCGGGCCGACATATTGCCGACCCAGATCGAGGGTATCGGCATCGCCAACCAGCGCGAGACCACCCTGCTGTGGGATCGCGAGACCGGCGAGCCCGTGCATCGGGCGATCGTCTGGCAGGACCGCCGAGCGGCGGGCATCTGCGAGACCCTGCGCGAGGAGGGGCTGGAGGCGACCTTCCGCGCCAAGACCGGGTTGATCTGCGACCCCTACTTTTCTGGTACCAAGGTTCGCTGGCTGCTCGACAACGTCGCCGGCCTGCGCGAGCGCGCCGAGCGCGGCGAGCTGGCCTTCGGCACCATCGACAGCTGGCTGGTTCACAAGCTCACGGGCGGGCGAGTGCACGCCACCGATGTGTCCAATGCTTCGCGCACCCTGATGTACAACATCCATCACCTCGAATGGGATGACGAGTTGCTGGACCTGCTCAAGGTCCCCGCAGCCATTCTTCCCGAGGTCAAGCCGTCGTCTTCGCTCTTCGGCGAGACCGACCCCGAGGCCTTCTTCGGCGCGCGGGTGCCGGTGGCCGGCATCGCCGGCGATCAGCAGGCCGCGCTGTTTGGTGAGGCCTGTCACGGCGAGGGCATGGCCAAGAACACCTATGGCACCGGGTCCTTCTTGTTGATGAACACGGGTACCCAGCCGGTCGCCAGCCAGCACGGCCTGCTCTCGACCATCGCCTGGGGGATCGGCGACGAGCCGGTGGAATATGCCCTGGAAGGGGCGATCTTCGTCACCGGTGCGGCGGTTCAGTGGCTGCGCGACGAGCTCAACATCATCGATGATGCCGCGGATACCGAGCGCATGGCGCTCTCGTTGTCGGGTAATGACAACGTCTATTTCGTGCCTGCCCTGACCGGACTCGGTGCGCCGCACTGGGATCCCTACGCGCGGGGCACCCTGCTCGGCGTGACGCGGGGTACCACCAAGGCCCATATCGCCCGGGCGGTGCTCGAGAGCATTGCCTATCAGACCCGCGATATTGTCGAGATCATGGTGGATGAATCCGGCATCCCGCTAAAAGAGTTGCGGGCCGACGGCGGCGGGGCGGTGAATACCTTCCTGATGCAGTTCCAGGCCGACACCCTGGGGGTGCCAGTCAAGGTGCCGCGGATCACCGAGACCACCGCCTTGGGTGCCGCCTACCTGGCCGGGCTGGCGACCGGGTTCTGGAAGGATCGCGCCGAGATCGATGCCAAGTGGCAGCTCGCCCAGTGCTACAAGCCCGGCATGCCGGAGGCAGATCGCGCCGCCCTCTATCAGCGCTGGCACCGGGCGGTGGCCTTGTCCAAGGCCTGGGATGCACCGCTGGAGTAA
- a CDS encoding carboxylate/amino acid/amine transporter — MGYLVGVTALWAFSFSLIGAYLSGQVDSYFAVLVRIVLATLVFLPFLKPRLLAHRHKLALMAIGAVQLGLMYIFFYQSFLLLSVPEVLLFTIFTPLYVTLIDDALAGRFTPFYLLSAALAVAGAAVIRYQGVDSGFWLGFLVVQGANLCFALGQVAYRHLAVRLNDGVPQYSIFGWFYLGALALVVVAFTLFGNPGKLPTTGLQWGVLAWLGLVASGLGYFLWNKGATKVDAGALAIMNNALVPAGLVVNLVLWNRDADLSRLALGGAIILASLAINEWWVRRRRLPVSPLA; from the coding sequence ATGGGCTATCTGGTGGGCGTCACGGCCCTGTGGGCTTTCTCGTTCTCGTTGATCGGCGCTTATCTGTCCGGTCAGGTCGACAGCTACTTCGCGGTGCTGGTGCGTATCGTGCTGGCCACGCTGGTGTTCCTGCCGTTTCTGAAGCCTCGGCTGCTGGCGCATCGTCACAAGCTGGCGCTGATGGCGATCGGCGCCGTGCAGCTGGGGCTGATGTACATCTTCTTCTATCAGTCGTTTCTGTTGTTGTCGGTGCCGGAGGTGCTGCTGTTCACCATTTTCACGCCGCTCTACGTGACCCTGATCGACGATGCCCTGGCCGGACGTTTCACGCCATTCTACCTGCTCAGTGCGGCGCTTGCCGTGGCCGGAGCCGCGGTGATCCGCTATCAGGGCGTGGATAGTGGCTTCTGGCTCGGTTTCCTGGTGGTGCAGGGGGCCAACCTGTGCTTCGCGCTGGGGCAGGTCGCCTACCGCCATCTGGCCGTTCGCCTGAATGACGGGGTGCCTCAGTACAGCATCTTCGGCTGGTTCTACTTGGGGGCGCTGGCGCTGGTGGTGGTGGCCTTCACCCTGTTCGGCAACCCCGGCAAGCTGCCCACCACTGGCCTGCAGTGGGGCGTGCTGGCCTGGCTGGGCCTGGTCGCCTCGGGGCTCGGCTACTTCCTGTGGAACAAGGGCGCAACCAAGGTCGATGCCGGGGCACTCGCGATCATGAACAACGCCCTGGTGCCGGCGGGGCTGGTGGTCAACCTGGTGCTCTGGAACCGGGATGCCGATCTGTCGCGCCTGGCGTTGGGCGGTGCCATTATCCTGGCCTCGCTCGCCATCAACGAATGGTGGGTGCGCCGTCGCCGCCTGCCGGTCTCGCCGCTGGCTTGA